A segment of the Corylus avellana chromosome ca2, CavTom2PMs-1.0 genome:
TGGGCTACTGCATATGATTACAAACATACCTGAAAGAGACGAAATGCAAAGCCCATTAAGATGACACTAATACATGAATCTCTTTGAAACTCATCTCAAACCCTGCCAAAACCCTAGGAAACTCTGAGCAGCACAGAGCTGAAGCAGCCaagcagaggaagaagaaaatgggaAAGTTCCCACCGTCAATGCGTTCAGCAATCTCAACTACGCTCATGAAAAACCAATCTTCTGTTATTCCTGCAAAGTCCCCACCCCCGCTTACAAAACCCCATCACTTTCCCAAGAAACCCACCAAGAAAACAACCCCATCCCAACTTTCCGGGAAGACCCAAgactcctcctcctctcccccACCGTTCCTTTTCAAATCCCCAAACCTCTCAGATGCCAAGAAGCTCATCGACTCCGTTATCTCCTCCACTACCGCCAAAGGCCCACTCGACCTTCGCTTCCACAACTCTCTCCTCCAATCCTACGCCTCCATCTCCACCGTCAACGATTCCATCTCGCTCCTCCGCCACATGATCAAGTCCCACCCTTCCTTCTCCCCCGAACGATCCACCTACCTCATCCTACTCTCCCAGTCCTGCAAAGCACCCGACTCCACTCTCGCCTCTGTTCACCAGACCCTCAATCTTATGCTCACCAATGGGTTTGAACCCGATAAGGTCGCCACAGATATTGCGGTCCGGTCGCTCTGCTTGGCGGGTCGAATTGAGCATGCTATCGAATTGGTAAAAGAATTATCTTCAAAACACACTAAGCCTGATACTTATACGTATAATTTTCTTGTTAAGCATCTCTGTAAGTCCAGGGCTTTGAGTACGGTCTatagttttattgatgatatgcGAAATTCTTTTGGTTTGAAGCCTGATCTTGTTACTTATACAATATTGATTGATAATGTGTGTAATACAAAGAATCTCCGTGAGGCAATGAGGTTGGTGGACGTGCTTAATGAGGAGGGGTTTAAGCCTGATTgctttgtttacaatacaattatGAAGGGTTATTGTATGTTAAGTAGAGGGAGTGAAGCAATTGGggtttataataaaatgaaggAGGAAGGTGTGGAGCCAGATCTTGTTACATATAACACTTTGATTTTTGGGTTGTCGAAGGCCGGACGGGTTAAGGAAGCCAGGAAGCTTCTGGGTATTATGGCGGAGAAGGGTCATTTCCCAGATGCTATTACATACACTTCGTTGATGAATGGGATGTGTCGGGAGGGGAATGCTTTGGGCGCATTGGTGTTGTTGGAGGAGATGGAAGCAAAGGGGTGTAGTCCTAATTCTTGCACTTACAATACGCTGCTTCATGGATTGTGTAAGTCTAGACTTATGGAAAAAGCGATTGAGCTGTATGGGGTGATGAAATCAGGGAATATGAAGCTTGAGACGGCAGCCTATGCTACCTTTGTGAGGGCATTTTGTAGGGAAGGGAGGGTAGCAGAAGCTTATGAAGTGTTTGATTATGCGGTTGAGAGTAAGAGTTTAACGGACGTTGCTGCTTACACAACATTGGAAAGTTCGCTTAAATGGCTGAAGAAAGCTAAGGAACAAGGCCATGCCATCTAACTGGTATGCTTTTCAATTactgtaaaaaaaatttcattaatttgttGTGAGAAGGATTTGGGTTTGAATGAGATACCGTAGCTATGATATTGAACAAATGATTTATGATCAATATATGCATTGGTTTAAATGGAAATCTAATTAATATATGATGGGATCCTTTTTGTGATTGCTACCATCCAAGGATATAAGTTTTTGATTTTAGATGTATGAAATTAACTCAGAATACCTATTCTTGAAGGAGGTAATATGCGCACTAATCTCAACTACCATCCAATCTCTATATCAACTCAGTTGTCTTTAAGTTTTCCAATCACCAACAAGTTATATAAGACTTATAGACAACTGAGTTTATCAAGAGATTGGATGGTGGTTGAGAGTAGTACGCATATTACCTCATTATGAGTATAAGTATTCTGAGTGAAACAATTCCTCATTATTAGTCAACCCGTGTGGTGGAGCACTTTGCATGGTGTCCTGGGGATCTAGTCAGGGACACCTCAGTTATCCAAAAATAATTATGATTGATTGAAAGGTTGGTTGCCATCTCTTTATCTTAAATGCAATTCCTCATTATTAGGTGATCAATATAGCATGCtaatttttgtttccttatatAGAAAGTGTTTCTTGGCTTTTGATAAAAGGTGCTTAAAGTTCTCTATTCAACACAAGCATTGACTGGGCGAGGATACACAACTTGCTGTCAACTTGTTTGTTTCTAATTACTGTAAACAATCTGTATCATTTGTGCCACCTAGTAACTTTGTGATGATATTTTGTAATGGTCATTTATTCTCTTTTATAATAATGGAGGTAAGGTGGATAAACATTTTGATATTAGATTCCATGTTATTGTGAAGTTTATGACTCCACATTATGATAAAAACCTCAATAAGATGACTTATTAGACGTCACAATGATTTTGCTCCCTTTGCCCTGAGCCCTTTGAtgttaaaatttgacaaagtgacACCAATATTTATTGATGCATGTTGTCCTTTTCCACACTTTTAATCATGATAACTACCTGGTTTTTGGCTACTTGTACATCCATAAAAAGGCTagatttgttaatttattttttactattgttCTACAAATAAAGTtgttgcatttgttttttttcccgaAGGCATAATCATACTTCCATCTTTCCTGTCTTAGtaaccaaaatcaaaatgatgtatcatttttttaaaataaaatgatccCATGGTTATGGTAAGCGACATTTGTCAACTTGGGCTTACCGTGCCACTAGGCACTAATCCATATAGAATTGCTGATTATGGCTTTATTCTTATCCACTTTTGATTCATAATATTTCTTTGTTAAACTTTGGAAACAAAATGATCTCCATAGCTCTATACTTCACTCGTTATATATATGGCTATCTTATCTCATTTATCCACTTTTGATTCATAATATTTCTTTGTTAAACTTTGGAAATAAAATGATCTCCATAGCTCTATACTTCACTCGTTATATATATGGCTATCTTATCTCATTTATCTTCTGCTGCAAATATTGCTGTGGCATGTTTCTCTTCCTGGAAGGTCTTGACAGAAGTGACATAATCCTCTCATTCCTGGCCACGAGCTCTCTTGTGCTGAGGTTGTTGTAGGTTCTGTTGTTGACTTGAGTCGTCAGTGAGCATTTCTTGTCCAAAGAAGAAGACTGCATGTGTGTGTTACATCACTATTGTTGGTGCACAAGGGCTTGCAGCAGTTTCAGTCAAATTGCCAGCGGTTGCAACAAAATGCCCTGATTGGATGGTCCTGAGGTTGAAGTGGTTGTTCAAGAAATCTATAGTTACTATCCCTGGTGCACGAAAGGCTTGCAGCAGTATGGTTGAATGAATTGAGAGAGCAATATCGCCAACTCAAGTAGGTAGAGTCAGGTGAAACATCAGCTGATggtattcttattttttatcgTGTGGCTTTAGTATACCACAGTATAAGCTCATTATTGCTGATTAGCTAATCTGAGGGCATACTATTTCTTGTCACCTTGATATGTGGTTTTTAGGTGGTAAAGATGTTGTTTCTAGTCTGATTAGTCATGAAGCACATGCGTCTATATGTTAGGTTAGAAACTTTCCCAGAAATACTTTTCTCCTAAAGAGCCCAAGCGACCTTCTTTATGTACCTCTTTGTAGGATATCAATGGACAAAAGATCCTTCAAGTTAGGGTATTTCTAGGAAGAAGAATATAAAGAATAGGGGTCAGAAGATCCTGAACATTATGATGATCATGATAATGACAATGATGACGAGGgtgataaagaagaagaagaggaagaggaggaggatcTAGAATATAGAAGGAAGAAGGTTATAATGAGGATAGTCTCAGCTGGGCAGAGAATCAGTGCTTTGGGACCCATCTTGAaattgtattagtattattagtAGCATTGGCTCATTATGTTGCTAAGCTGATGAATGTTGTATGGACTTGAGACTGGTGAAGATATATCACAAGCACCATAAGGCTTGCGAGTGGCAAGCCAAGGTACTGTCGTTTTAGTCGGcagtgtttgtgtgtgtgtgtgttaagaGCTTGTGGTTTTGTAATGCAAATGGGTGTTTatgaattttcttctttgtcgATTGTTATGGATTGCAGTGAATTGGGTGTTCTCTTTTAGCCGATTATGTTTTCTGGAGTTTAATTTAAAGTGACTATTCTGGTTTGTGATTTTTGACTTACGAGGGACAAAAAGGACTTCTTCCATGTTAATAGCACAGAAGAGCTTGTTGGTGAGAGGAGAATGACTTTCTCCAGCCAATTGTACAGCTCTGCAGGCCCAACTAGAACAGTTTTTGCAGTCACAGCTCGGAAAGGAACTGTTGTTGAAACTGACGAAATTTGGCAgtattttatggtgtttacaTGTTTCTAGTCATAAGAGAGCTCGGGTGTGTCCTAGAGGGCAATCTGATTGACCTAACAGGCTGATGCGCACCAGGCAATTCGATTGAGGCTGCCATATTTAGTGTTTTCTTCTTATGCTGAAAATCACTATCAAGTACACAAGTGATGCTTGAAGGACTATCATTCTTGAATCTCTATTtagaagacaatttttttttttttttaaagttggttcccaaatgatgtgttgCCATCCTATGAGTTAGTGacacacttcccaaaataataaatttcatgagatgatgacacatcatttggaaactaATTTTTGAGAGGAAAATTTAGGATGTGTAGCACTCTTCTTCGTAGAATCGTAGTCCAAAGAAGACTGAAATAAAAAAGGCAAGACCAAAAAAGAGCCAAGCCTtggttaaaatttaatattactGTATTTAACAGTGTAAATAATgccatattatttaaattttttaaataatgttttgACAATATTTATTACGTGACATTATTTACACTTATGTAGCTCATTTTTATTGGAcagaatttccttcaaattaatttgaaaaaaatttcttctgtCATACTTCACGAGTGTCATTTCTCATatagttttttaaatatttttaagagtaatttaTTGACATTCTACTAACTAGGAACTtaagtattaatttttttaaaactcaaagaTGTACGACACTCGAcatcgaaatttttttttctcccaaccgaatttgaggaaatttgtgtccatttTCATTAGCTAATTTATGTCCGATTGCCTCTTGGGTGTTTGAAGCGTGGAGGAGAGGTGGTAGAGGGAGAGGATGTTGGTGGCCACCATGGCTACGAGGAGCAGCAGGTTCAGACCCGTGGTGAAACCCATAGGACTTTGACTCCTGTGGACTTCAGTGGCTTTGCCATTTCTCTGCTCTTAGATTTTGCTTGCTTTTAAGCTTCTTCCCTGTTTTGTTTGACTAATCTCAGTGAACTTAAGCTCTCCAGTGTGAGTTTTGCTCCTGTGTGGATGAGCCCAGGATTCAAGATTCAAAATGTGGGTTTTGTTTTCTCTTATGGCCAGTGGGAGCCATCAAGAATAATCCAACTTCATTCCCAAAAGCTTCTACGTCCATCGGCCGATGAAAATGATTCTGCAAACCCATATGGCCGAGTTGGGATGCTGGTTTGGGTACTGTCTGCACTAGCAAGGAATGAGGAAGAAAATTTATGCAAAaaccaacctttttttttttttggggtggccgaactaccccaCCCCAGATCAGCCATGGAGGTGGCTACAGCCGGCCACTCCATTTTGGCCGAGGGGTGGCTGGAGCCGCCCCTCTGGTCTTcgtttttacttaatttttttgttttacttttttaatatttttattttttaattatcgatttgtttataatttttattttttaatgatttattcattatattttattgagtgGTAGGGCCCACCCATTATTTCCTTCCTGCTGTAGCTCAAAATTGCACCAAAACGAACTACCGCATCCGCATAGAAGCCGAATCCGTTCCACTGACTAGAGAGCCCCTGCGAAGTTCGTCTATAGCATATCGGCCACGGCATGAAAGGCAGTGACTCCGACGAATCGGCCGATCACCACTTGACAACGATATCGGAGCATTTTTTCGGCGATGACACGGACGAACTGCCCTTCTCCATCTCTATCATTGAGGTCCTCCGTCTCTTCttctatgaaaaataaaattcaaacaaaagaCCGAGTACGAAACCtgaaatttcatttctttttggtGTTGTTAACGATTTCTGATTCAGAATATGAAAGAGGACTATGGCCTGTTTGTCTGGCCCTGCAGTGTCATCCTGGCCGAGTATGTTTGGCAACAGAGATTGCGTTTTACCGGAGCAAGCGTGGTTGAGGTAAGGTACTTTGAATTCCTTTCATCCAAATTGTTTGCGAAATAATTTCAATAATCGACGTTTCCATGAAAAATTTAGATTTACTGTAATTGTAATTGTTGGGTTTTGCAGCTTGGCGCCGGGACTTCCTTGCCCGGGTTGGTCGCCGCGAAAGTCGGTGCTGACGTCACTATTACCGAGCACTCCGATAGATTAGAGGTTTACTTCTCAATCAATTTTACTAATCTTAATTTAACTTATTGTGATTATTATTAATCATTGGACATGTTCAATGTACTTCATGAGGGACCAAACGTCCTTTGACAATTCCTAGGGCATTATACTATGTACAATTCTATCAAATTAACTGGTTGGGTTTTTGCTACATCAACCACTTTCAAGATTGAGGAAAATTTGATAAGTACTGAAGTGGTAAATGCTTATGTGGCAAaatcttaatcatttaatttggaAATAATGGTTAGtattcaagtgaaatggagaggatttaTTTCAcagttcaaattttgttttgttccatCTAACGGTGTACATATTGCCACATcagttaaaatttttaaatgacttGGTAATGCATTCACCATATGGTAACATATAGACCAGTAAATCTGTGAAATCTAATATGAACTACAAATTGATGATTATCTATTGTGTTGTGGGGTCTACATTGAAGTATGAGGGTTAACATTAGAGTTTTGTACATTCTTTATACATAGAATTGAACCCAATTGTGATTGCCAAGATGAgttgttttcatattttagtcctattcaattcattttcttttgagtaAAAGGTCCTGAAATTTCCTTTTGGGCCAAGAGGGGGTTTGCCATATGTTGGACACAGTTTGTGTATGTAGTATGTACAAGGTAACAAGAACAACTTCCTACTTAGATAATAATGGCAATGCAGACACGAATATAGGGAGCCTTAATGGAACCAAGCCAAGAGTCTATTATTCTTTCAAGTATCAATTAGAGCCACAAATCAGTAATGAGCTTCAAGATATGGGCTTTCTGCTGGAAAATAATCATTCTGTGTGGTACACGAGTTTTGTTAACAAGACTCTTGTTATTTAATGCCCTAagcaatattttttgtttaataggTCTGTAAATAGTCTTACAGTCTGATTCTTTTGGATTTACAGGTGATGGACAACATGAGAAGAGTGTGTGATCTGAATAAACTCCAGTGTAATGTAATACTATTGCTgctattattgttatttatgtataaAATTGCCAGGTCATGTAGTTCCGAGGGTGGAAATTTGCTCTAGTTGAAAAGACAAATAATGGACTTAATTTTTCTTGATCCCATTGCTTAGTTGCTCATCACCTACAAGCATGAATTCAAAGTATATTGTCCCTTTAAGCGACTTTAGCCTTTTTGAGTCACTTTTAAGGAGATGTAGTACTGCTTTTGTAGGTACTAGGATTGACATGGGGAGTTTGGGATGCATCCATATTTAGTTTATACCCAAAGATTATTCTTGGGGCAGATGTATTGTACGACACAAGCGGTAGGTTATTTGCTATGAATTATGTTTTTGTCTGTTTTCTCTATTGATTGAGCTGATATGTGGACTCCATTTGCATTTGTAAGCCTTTGATGACCTCTTTGCCACCGTGACTTTCCTGCTTGATAATTCTCCTGGGTCAGTCTTCATAACAACATACCATAATCGAAGGTATTCTTGTAATCTGGTGAAATATTACCCTGGATCATGTGTCCTTTTGTACACATTTAACGTcttataattcttttctttcataaatGCAGTGGGCATCATCTTATTGAGTTCTTGATGGAAAAATGGGGGTTGAAGTGTATAAAGCTTCTTGATGGCTTCTCATTCATGCCATGCGACAAGGCTGCTGGGTTGAGTGGCAACATTCAATTGGCAGAGATTGTTCTGAATAACGTTCGGCCTTAGGTAACTAATCGCATTGGATTAGCATCTGGAAGTTTCTGATACAGCCGTTCTAGTCAAAATCCAAGCTTCCCATTGCCAAACAAAACTAGGCATGGCGGGCTAGGGAGTGAGCCCTAGTTTGTGAGAAACAAAATAGAGCTCAGCAGGGCCTCACATCATGCAATAATAGCTGTTGGTTAAGTAGAGATGAATTTTTATGGTTCAAATTAGATTTGATCAGATGCAATGGTAATGCCCATGTTCTTTTGTTGGAGAATATTATGCATTCTAAAAATAATAGGCCTAAATCAATAGTCAGCAATAAACACGGTTGATCTTTTGAAACATATCATTGTGTCTAGAAGGCATGGATTTGGAAGGGTAATAATCAAACTATTTGGTATCATTTGTTTGTAATTGCACATTTTTAAGAGGCTTGGTATATTTGTTCAAAACTACCCCCAAATCTTGGGTTGCTTTAGTTCCATTCTAGCTATCAAGATAATATTAATCTAGAAGAGCGTCTTTGGTATTCACAGggacaatttaaaaaatagagttgaaaaaatggttaaaaatatattaaagaatataactaatgaaataaataaataatttaacaaaatttcgGTATCTTttgaaacacacacacacatatataaaacttgtaatttatttttttatgcctATTGTTAATTTATTAAGCTGTCCTCTATGCCtttctatattttaattttgttgcatGATTTCTTCATATTTTGGTCCTCTAATTAGATGGTCAATTGGTCATCAGAATTTTTCTTCTTAAGCTAAGGGAACATAGGCTGCACTAGAGTTCAACACAAGTTGAAGGAACATGGGCCGATGATGAGGGcattctattttatttcaccaatagaataaaagaaatgaaattagCCCAAATACTTCTCAACGCGCTTCAAAGATGCAGAATAGCAAGAGtatgaaaaatttgaaatgaactTAACTTTCTTTATAAATTTGGTGTGCATGAGAGTTCAGCAACGGGTTGGAGGTTCATTTGTCTAGATAGAGATTCTAGTAATTTTATTGACCGGATTGTTAGCAATTCAGACAGCAAATATGAGATAACTATTATGAGGCCCCACCTGTTCAAGCAAATTTTGGGTTGCCCTGCCCATTTGTTTGAACATGTAGGCCTCAAATGTGTATAGCAAATTGGTGGAATTCCGGACCTCATTTGCCTCGCCACGCCCTTGTCTCAGCCATTAGTTTGGTATGACGGAAGACTCAGTGAATTACTACCCTGACTCATTGCCTGCCACAGAATATGAAGGCTTGCTTTATGAGTTGAATGCAGGCAGAAAACTGTAGGGGACAAGGAGAATCATTATATAGA
Coding sequences within it:
- the LOC132171974 gene encoding pentatricopeptide repeat-containing protein At2g17670: MGKFPPSMRSAISTTLMKNQSSVIPAKSPPPLTKPHHFPKKPTKKTTPSQLSGKTQDSSSSPPPFLFKSPNLSDAKKLIDSVISSTTAKGPLDLRFHNSLLQSYASISTVNDSISLLRHMIKSHPSFSPERSTYLILLSQSCKAPDSTLASVHQTLNLMLTNGFEPDKVATDIAVRSLCLAGRIEHAIELVKELSSKHTKPDTYTYNFLVKHLCKSRALSTVYSFIDDMRNSFGLKPDLVTYTILIDNVCNTKNLREAMRLVDVLNEEGFKPDCFVYNTIMKGYCMLSRGSEAIGVYNKMKEEGVEPDLVTYNTLIFGLSKAGRVKEARKLLGIMAEKGHFPDAITYTSLMNGMCREGNALGALVLLEEMEAKGCSPNSCTYNTLLHGLCKSRLMEKAIELYGVMKSGNMKLETAAYATFVRAFCREGRVAEAYEVFDYAVESKSLTDVAAYTTLESSLKWLKKAKEQGHAI
- the LOC132172639 gene encoding uncharacterized protein LOC132172639; translation: MKGSDSDESADHHLTTISEHFFGDDTDELPFSISIIENMKEDYGLFVWPCSVILAEYVWQQRLRFTGASVVELGAGTSLPGLVAAKVGADVTITEHSDRLEVMDNMRRVCDLNKLQCNVLGLTWGVWDASIFSLYPKIILGADVLYDTSAFDDLFATVTFLLDNSPGSVFITTYHNRSGHHLIEFLMEKWGLKCIKLLDGFSFMPCDKAAGLSGNIQLAEIVLNNVRP